One Nicotiana sylvestris chromosome 12, ASM39365v2, whole genome shotgun sequence genomic window carries:
- the LOC138882609 gene encoding uncharacterized protein: MEILEESKCTLEQQVRSLTSELAVEKASSNQAGKEKNRLETSFSEQLSKASEEIGELKALLDKKEAYAGELVQTLTQTQEDLRVSSDKVCSLENSHASLQTSYESALAENKKLRNEIADYERDYGILEDKTTIENFNLESELAKIKETIEKTQQNQDFSSPVAEASGNVEDDTGIPTPSSEIEPATTDDPTSVPSTSQ, encoded by the exons ATGGAAATATTAGAAGAAAGTAAATGTACCTTAGAGCAACAGGTAAGGTCTTTGACTTCAGAGTTGGCTGTTGAAAAAGCTTCATCAAATCAAGCAGGTAAAGAAAAGAATCGTCTCGAAACCTCTTTTTCTGAGCAACTCTCTAAGGCAAGTGAAGAGATCggagagttgaaggctctcttaGATAAGAAGGAAGCATATGCTGGTGAACTTGTGCAGACTCTGACTCAAACTCAAGAAGACCTCCGGGTATCTTCTGATAAAGTTTGCTCTTTAGAAAATTCCCACGCTTCTCTTCAAACTTCTTATGaatctgccttggctgaaaataagaagctaagaaatgAAATTGCTGACTATGAAAGAGATTATGGGATTCTTGAAGATAAAACTACCATT GAGAATTTcaacttggaatctgagttagccAAGATCAAAGAGACTATTGAGAAGACTCAGCAGAACCAAGATTTTTCTTCTCCCGTGGCTGAAGCTTCTGGAAATGTTGAAGATGATACGGGTATCCCCACTCCTTCAAGTGAAATTGAGCCTGCTACTACTGATGACCCTACTTCAGTTCCTTCAACTTCTCAGTGA